DNA from Chryseomicrobium sp. FSL W7-1435:
CAATAATTGCCACTTTTTTTCTGTTTTCAGCCATTTGATTCATCTCTTCCTATTTCAGTTTACTTTACTAGTACTTTATTTATTGCGTCCACTGCTGCTTCTATGAATAATGGATGCGTATTAGGCATTTCCGGACGGTAATAATTGGCGCCTAGTCGGTCACATACGATTTTACATTCATAGTCATTATCATAAAGAACCTCTAGATGATCTGCCACAAATCCAACTGGTGTGTAGACAAAGATACGATAGCCCTTTTCTTCAAATAATTCTTCCGTTAAATCTTGTACATCTGGACCAATCCAAGGCTCTGGTGTTTGTCCAGCACTCTGCCAGCCAACTTCTACATTTTCAACACCTGTTACTTGTTGAATCAAACGAGCTGTCTCCTGCAACTGTTGTGCATACGGATCGCCATTTGCCAGAATTTTTTCTGGTAATGAGTGAGCAGAAACGACAAGAACTGCTTTTTCTCGCTCTTCATCTGACATAGAATTGAAGGTTGTAGAAATTTTTTGATTCCAGTATTCAATGAACTTTGGCTCATCATACCAGCTCTCCACCGATGTAATAGAGATTCCAAACTTGTCAGCCTCTTCTTTTGCGCGTCCATTGTAAGACTTTATAGAAAACGTTGAGAAATGTGGTGCAAGTACAAGCGATACAGCTTCTTTAATACCGTCTTTAGCCATTGCTTCTATAGCATCTTCTACGAAAGGTTCGATATGCTTTAAGCCAATGTATAAAACATACTCTACTTCATCTTGAGACGCGTTCATTTTCTCGTGGATTGCTTTTGCTTGATCTTCAGTAATTTTGGCAAGTGGAGAAATTCCCCCTATTGCACGGTAACGATCTGTTAAATCTTGCAAAGCCTCTGGGCTTGGTTGACGCCCGTGACGAATATGTGTGTAATACCGTTCAATATCTGCTTCTGAATAAGGCGTTCCATACGCCATAACTAGTAATCCAACTTGCTTTTTCATTTCAAGACACCTCAATTCGATTTTTGGGAAATCAGTTCACGACTATATGAGTGTACAAGGTCCGTTAAACGTTTTAATACATCTGGATCTACTTCTGGGAATACGCCATGACCCAAGTTGAAAATATGGCCAGGATGAGCAACCCCTTGCTCAACGATTTGTTTTGCTCGTTTTTCGATTTCTTCCCAAGAGCCGAGTAAATAAGAAGGATCTAAATTACCTTGCACAGTTTTGTGAATTCCACGCTGACGCGCTTCTTCTATAGATAATCTCCAGTCGAGCCCTACAACATCCACCGGAAGGTCATGCCATTCGTTTGCTAAGTGACTTGCACCCACCCCAAATGTAATGAGGGGTACACCTGTTTCACGTAGTTCAGTGAAGATACGTGTCATAACAGGCTTAATATATAAACGGTAATCGGCTACATTTAATGCACCCACCCATGAATCAAAAATTTGAATAGCACTTGCACCCGCTTGTACTTGTGCTTTGATATCAATAATGATCATGTCAGCGAGCTTTTCCATAAGTGCGTACCATGCTTGTGGTTCACTCACCATGAATGCTTTTGTTTTGTTGTAACTTTTAGAAGGTCCCCCTTCGATCATATAACTTGCTAATGTAAAAGGAGCTCCTGCGAACCCAATCAATGGAACAGTTAACTGCTGCTGCGTTAAAATTTTAATCGTTTCTAACACAAATGGCACATGTTCTTCAGGATTGAATTGTTGAAGTTTTTCTACATCTGCTACTGAGCGAATCGGGTTTGAAATAACCGGACCAATGCCTGCTTTAATCTCAACATCTACACCCATTCCTGGCAATGGCGTCACGATATCTTTATAGAGGATCGCTGCATCTACATTGTAGTTGTCTACAGGCAGTTTCGTTACATACGCACACAGTTCTGGTTGTTGTGTGATTTGTTCTAATGAATACTTTTTCTTAATTTCACGGTATTCAGGTTGTGAACGGCCCGCCTGACGCATAAACCATACTGGTGTATGTTCAACTTGTTGCCCTCTTGCTGCACGCAAAAGCGAATCATTTGTAATTTTCATGGTAGTCTACCCTTCCCTACACAATTAGTCTATCTATTACTTTAGAACTTCTCTCATCTATTGTATAGATTTCAAACCAAAATGTCATAGAATTGCCTTTCTATTGCTAGTAAAGTGTTTTCAATTTGTGAACAATGGGAAATACTATACATAATTAGATAAATAGGAGGCTCATTCATGACATATTTCTATACTACTTCCGGAACACCCGAATTTATGAAACAACTGCAAGGTAAATACAGTGCAGAACCTATGCATCTTCTTTACGGTGCATCGAGAACTCTTCTTGTACATGAAACAACTGGTAAAACTAAGTTTCAAACGCCTAGATCTTATGAAGTACTTGAAACATTTGGGGAGTTTCAACAACAGGGACACTTTTACTTTTATCATATCCCTGTAACAGACGAAGGACGCCCTGTATTCGAGCATGCGACTCAACAAATCATCCAAGCTGTTTCAAACGAACCTGGATTATTTGCACTTCGCGTGCTACGACCAGTTAAAGCGGATACTTATCTGATTGTCTCCCAGTGGTCTGGACCTTCGAGTTATAAACAATGGGCAGATCGCCATCTGACACCACTTGATACACTTGCATCTAAACAAAATCTATTTACTAGCGCTCCGTATACAGAAGTGTACCGAACAAAAAGCGAAGAAGCAGCGGATTAATCCGACTGCTTCTTTTTTCTTAAGAAATACCATTCTATTGAAATTACAGCAAATAGGACTCCTGCTAAAGTAAATAAAGGACTGTGCTGAAGTAGCATGATTACTGCACTAATTACTAGTGGTAAATAGCTAACTTTTCGAGCTAACTTAATGACCGCTTGTTCTTTTGAATGGACCGGTTGTGGATAAAGCATATCCATTCGGAACAATTGATTAAATAAAAGCCCTTGATAAGTTTGAATAGCAATTGCGAAAGCAAAAATAACAACTAATCCCACGACGACATAAGAGAACGAAAGAAATGGCACAACAATCAGCAGTAGAGCTAGTCGCACCCACATATAGAACAGTTCATCTTTACGCACAAAACTGCGTGTTATCAAGAAACTATGAATGTCTGTGCCCTTAATTAACTTATCAGCCCAACTTCTGCGCGAAACACGACTACGTACATGCGGTACCTCGGTAAAATAATTGGCAAACTGATAAAATCGCTGCATCCTTTGTTGCTCACTATCTATCATGCGATCGAAAGGAAATGGATTAGTAGCTTTTCGTTGAAGACTCTTTAAATAGATGAAAGCTATTACTGACAGGACGCCAAAAAATAGCCAGTTACTCGTCAAGTACATATAAAGTAACCCAAAAATCACAATTAAACGTATGGCATAATCCAACCACTTCGTCTGTTCACTATACCAAAATGAGGCGAATTTTGTATGCACATTCCAAATGGCCAGAGCAACAACTCCTAGAGCCAAACCTAGTAATTGATTTCGTGAAACTTCACCTATAGAAGATAACAAGGGTAGCAGAATCACTAGTACAACAAGAGACCGTACAATAACTACGCTGACCGACCAGCGTAAGGCAGGTTTCAAATAGGATTTCATCTGGGATTCCATTGCTAAAAAGAAATACTGATCCGCTTGTTTCAATAAGAGTGCAGGTCGATTTGGCAATAAAACTACCGTCAATACAACCGCTGAAACTGCAAAAACCGGAAAATCATTTGGTGGTGCTTTTAACCACTCACTATACGAATACCCTGCTGCGCCGATTACAAATAACAAGACCACCGCAATATGACCTGAGATGATAAATTGCATATATTTTTGTACTTCTAAAAAATAACTTTGAAATCTTTGACCATAAATAGATGCTAAGTTACGCATGGTCAATCTCCTCTGTCATAGCAATGTACAAATCATCTAACGTGGCCCCTGGCATGTTAAGAGCCAGTCGCAAATCATTCATCGTCCCTGCTGCTCGAATCTTGCCATTATGCAGTAGAATCAATTTATCACAATGCTTTTCAGCTGTAGTTAGTACATGAGTCGTCATCAAAATGCCTGCTCCATTTTTCTTCCGTACCTCTAATTGATTTAATAGTGCACGAATGGCTAATGGATCTAACCCGACGAATGGTTCATCAATCACATAGAGTGGTGGATTGGCCATAAACGCAGCCATGATCATCACTTTTTGCTTCATACCTTTAGAAAAATGTGTCGGAAACCACTTTAAGCGCTTCTCCATTCTAAACTCTTCTAATAAGTTGGCAATGCGTCCTTGCGCTACACTTTCCTCAATTTCATATGCTAAAGAAACCAATTCTAAATGTTCTTGAAGCATCAACTCATCATAGAGGATAGGCGTTTCAGGTATATAAGTGAAAGACTTTCGGTAACGATCTGATTCATCCGTAATTTGCTGTCCATTTATAGTAATTTCACCAGAGTGTGCTTGAAGGAGCCCAATAATATGTTTAATCGTTGTACTTTTACCGGCTCCATTTAAACCGATTAAACCAACAATCTCTCCTTTTTCAACTGTAAACGATAGATTGTGGATAACTGCTTTTTTTGTATAGCCACCTGTTACATTTTCAAGTTTTAATAATGACATCTGTCTAGCCCCTCTCCTCCCTTAGTTTAGCACCTTCACTCAAAAAAATCTCTCTCAGCTATAGCGTATGATAAACTACTGATAGTAATACGAAAAGGAGTGTTGGAAGATGACAAATTGTCTATTTTGCAAACTGATTTCAGGAGAAATTCCTAGTACAAAAATCTATGAAGATCAAGATGTATTTGTATTCATGGATATTATGCCCCTCACGAAAGGACATATTCTTGTTATTCCTAAAGAACACAAAGAATCCGTCTATGATCTTTCTGAAGAGCAAGCAGCAAATTTATTCCGAGTCGTCCCAAAACTAGCGAATGCTTTGAAAGAAACATTTCATCCAGCTGGCATGAATCTTCTTAACAATAATGGAGCACCTGCTGGCCAAAGCGTCTTCCATTTCCATTTACATTTGATACCTCGATACGATGAAACAGATGGTTTCAAGGCAACATGGCGAACAAAAGAAAAGGAATTTACTCTCGATAAAATCCAACAATTAGCGACTGAATTATCAGAAAAAATATAAGCCGCATCTATTGCACTATTTTAGAGATACGGTATACTAAAATCTAAGCTTTCGCTTGTAGCATATAGCGCATACAGGGAGAGCAGTAGACTAGAATGAGCAGAGGAGAGAAAAGTAAATGAATACAAAAAATTTAGTAGTTTCCTCAATGTTATTAGGTGTAGGGACCGTGTTATATCTCGTTATACCAGGAATCAATGGTGGAATGAAGCCCGATTTCTTACTAACGATGATGTTTATTACCATCTTGCTAACACCTACTGTTAAACACACAGTCGTGGTTGGTTTAGCCACAGGTTTATTATCAGGACTTTTCACAACATTCCCTGGCGGCTTTTTACCGAATGTAATTGATAAATTCATTACAGCTCTTGCATTTTTTGCGTTAGTTGTGATTTTGAAAACAGTAGCTACTAAACTAGTAACACAAGCTGTACTGACTGCTGCAGGTACTGCACTCTCAGGAGCTATTTTCTTAGCCAGTGCTATTTTCATCATG
Protein-coding regions in this window:
- the hemE gene encoding uroporphyrinogen decarboxylase, which gives rise to MKITNDSLLRAARGQQVEHTPVWFMRQAGRSQPEYREIKKKYSLEQITQQPELCAYVTKLPVDNYNVDAAILYKDIVTPLPGMGVDVEIKAGIGPVISNPIRSVADVEKLQQFNPEEHVPFVLETIKILTQQQLTVPLIGFAGAPFTLASYMIEGGPSKSYNKTKAFMVSEPQAWYALMEKLADMIIIDIKAQVQAGASAIQIFDSWVGALNVADYRLYIKPVMTRIFTELRETGVPLITFGVGASHLANEWHDLPVDVVGLDWRLSIEEARQRGIHKTVQGNLDPSYLLGSWEEIEKRAKQIVEQGVAHPGHIFNLGHGVFPEVDPDVLKRLTDLVHSYSRELISQKSN
- a CDS encoding HIT family protein, which gives rise to MTNCLFCKLISGEIPSTKIYEDQDVFVFMDIMPLTKGHILVIPKEHKESVYDLSEEQAANLFRVVPKLANALKETFHPAGMNLLNNNGAPAGQSVFHFHLHLIPRYDETDGFKATWRTKEKEFTLDKIQQLATELSEKI
- the hemH gene encoding ferrochelatase, whose protein sequence is MKKQVGLLVMAYGTPYSEADIERYYTHIRHGRQPSPEALQDLTDRYRAIGGISPLAKITEDQAKAIHEKMNASQDEVEYVLYIGLKHIEPFVEDAIEAMAKDGIKEAVSLVLAPHFSTFSIKSYNGRAKEEADKFGISITSVESWYDEPKFIEYWNQKISTTFNSMSDEEREKAVLVVSAHSLPEKILANGDPYAQQLQETARLIQQVTGVENVEVGWQSAGQTPEPWIGPDVQDLTEELFEEKGYRIFVYTPVGFVADHLEVLYDNDYECKIVCDRLGANYYRPEMPNTHPLFIEAAVDAINKVLVK
- a CDS encoding antibiotic biosynthesis monooxygenase yields the protein MTYFYTTSGTPEFMKQLQGKYSAEPMHLLYGASRTLLVHETTGKTKFQTPRSYEVLETFGEFQQQGHFYFYHIPVTDEGRPVFEHATQQIIQAVSNEPGLFALRVLRPVKADTYLIVSQWSGPSSYKQWADRHLTPLDTLASKQNLFTSAPYTEVYRTKSEEAAD
- a CDS encoding ABC transporter ATP-binding protein, which produces MSLLKLENVTGGYTKKAVIHNLSFTVEKGEIVGLIGLNGAGKSTTIKHIIGLLQAHSGEITINGQQITDESDRYRKSFTYIPETPILYDELMLQEHLELVSLAYEIEESVAQGRIANLLEEFRMEKRLKWFPTHFSKGMKQKVMIMAAFMANPPLYVIDEPFVGLDPLAIRALLNQLEVRKKNGAGILMTTHVLTTAEKHCDKLILLHNGKIRAAGTMNDLRLALNMPGATLDDLYIAMTEEIDHA
- a CDS encoding ABC transporter permease produces the protein MRNLASIYGQRFQSYFLEVQKYMQFIISGHIAVVLLFVIGAAGYSYSEWLKAPPNDFPVFAVSAVVLTVVLLPNRPALLLKQADQYFFLAMESQMKSYLKPALRWSVSVVIVRSLVVLVILLPLLSSIGEVSRNQLLGLALGVVALAIWNVHTKFASFWYSEQTKWLDYAIRLIVIFGLLYMYLTSNWLFFGVLSVIAFIYLKSLQRKATNPFPFDRMIDSEQQRMQRFYQFANYFTEVPHVRSRVSRRSWADKLIKGTDIHSFLITRSFVRKDELFYMWVRLALLLIVVPFLSFSYVVVGLVVIFAFAIAIQTYQGLLFNQLFRMDMLYPQPVHSKEQAVIKLARKVSYLPLVISAVIMLLQHSPLFTLAGVLFAVISIEWYFLRKKKQSD
- a CDS encoding tryptophan transporter — encoded protein: MNTKNLVVSSMLLGVGTVLYLVIPGINGGMKPDFLLTMMFITILLTPTVKHTVVVGLATGLLSGLFTTFPGGFLPNVIDKFITALAFFALVVILKTVATKLVTQAVLTAAGTALSGAIFLASAIFIMGAEVPFTVLYLGVVLPAIALNTIAFVIIYPIVQQTLKRSSLRTSVAN